The region CGTTAGAGGTTAAAAACTTAGAGTCTTGGTATGGGGAGTCCCATATTTTGCATGGTGTGAATTTTTCTGTACGAGATGGAGAGGTTGTGACTCTTCTGGGAAGAAATGGCGCAGGCAGAAGCACTATTTTGAAGACCATACTAGGCCTTACGAGCAAACGAAAAGGCTCTATTGAGGTCTTCGGCAAGGAGACCATTGCTTTGCCCACGTACCAAATCGCTCGTCTTGGTATTGGCTATTGCCCAGAAGAGCGCGGTATTTTCGCCAGTCTGGACACAGAAGAAAACCTATTACTTCCGCCCAAAGTATCTTCGGGCGGTATGGATGTAGAAGAAATTTATGAAATGTTCCCCAATCTTTATGAAAGACGGAATAGCCCTGGCACCCGACTTTCTGGCGGTGAACAGCAAATGTTGGCGATGGCTAGAATTTTGAGAACGGGCGCAAAGCTTTTGCTGTTGGACGAGATTACCGAAGGTCTTGCGCCGGTGATTGTGCAAAAACTGGGTGAGGTGGTAACCAAACTCAGAAATAAGGGTTTTACGATTGTTCTTGTAGAGCAAAACTTTAGATTTGCAGCGGGCCTCGCTGATAGGCATTATGTTGTAGAGGGTGGCCAGATTGTTGAGGTAGTTCAACACTCTGAGCTAGAGGCCAAAGCTGAGTTATTAAATGGTTATTTAGGGGTTTAAATTGGGCGCTTCTTTAAAAGGAAAAATAATGAAACAAACTTTGATTTCTATTGCGGCTGCCGCTTTGGTTGCAGTTGCAGGTAATGCTGGTGCGGCAGATCAACCGCCATTAAAAATCGGTTTTATTACAGATATGTCAGGTTTATATTCCGACATTGATGGTCAGGGAGGCTTAGAGG is a window of Polynucleobacter asymbioticus QLW-P1DMWA-1 DNA encoding:
- a CDS encoding ABC transporter ATP-binding protein codes for the protein MSNVALEVKNLESWYGESHILHGVNFSVRDGEVVTLLGRNGAGRSTILKTILGLTSKRKGSIEVFGKETIALPTYQIARLGIGYCPEERGIFASLDTEENLLLPPKVSSGGMDVEEIYEMFPNLYERRNSPGTRLSGGEQQMLAMARILRTGAKLLLLDEITEGLAPVIVQKLGEVVTKLRNKGFTIVLVEQNFRFAAGLADRHYVVEGGQIVEVVQHSELEAKAELLNGYLGV